The following are encoded in a window of Thermoanaerobacter ethanolicus JW 200 genomic DNA:
- the corA gene encoding magnesium/cobalt transporter CorA: MIRCLSYSQGEIVSISPNTITEKINNKNLLWVDLENPTDSEIKILSDVFKFHPLTIEDCLHRKQRSKVENYKDYYFIVMNVFKGRKLEEEFRISEIFLFVSQNYIVTVHWGNMEVVNTVYEKAKSAANIFERGIDFLLYNLADEIIDDYFPIVDEVGNKIDEIEAEIFEKESKEIQSKIFLLKKNMLKLRKIITAQREVLNTLLRHDFVIIKEENKLYFMDVYDHIMRLFDFIDTYYDLLTGTLDLYMSYISNRMNGVMKTLTIIATIIMPLTLITGIYGMNFKNMPELNTEYGYFVTLAVMGIIAFVEILYFKRKGWW; encoded by the coding sequence ATGATTAGGTGTTTATCATATTCACAAGGGGAAATTGTCAGTATTTCCCCTAATACTATTACAGAAAAAATTAACAATAAAAATCTTTTATGGGTTGATTTAGAAAACCCAACTGATTCTGAAATCAAAATATTAAGCGATGTTTTTAAGTTTCATCCTCTTACTATAGAAGATTGTCTCCATAGGAAGCAGCGGTCTAAAGTAGAAAACTACAAAGATTATTACTTTATAGTAATGAATGTTTTTAAAGGGAGAAAATTGGAAGAGGAATTTAGAATTTCAGAAATTTTTCTTTTTGTTTCTCAAAATTATATTGTTACAGTTCATTGGGGTAATATGGAAGTTGTGAATACTGTTTATGAAAAAGCAAAGAGCGCAGCGAATATTTTTGAGAGAGGAATTGATTTTTTGCTTTATAATCTTGCAGATGAAATTATAGATGATTATTTTCCTATTGTAGATGAAGTGGGAAATAAAATTGATGAAATTGAAGCAGAAATTTTTGAAAAAGAGAGTAAAGAAATTCAAAGTAAGATATTTCTTCTAAAAAAGAACATGTTGAAATTGAGAAAAATCATAACAGCGCAAAGAGAGGTTTTAAATACGCTTTTAAGGCATGACTTCGTTATAATAAAAGAAGAAAACAAATTGTACTTTATGGACGTTTATGACCATATAATGCGCTTGTTTGACTTTATTGATACTTACTATGACCTTCTCACTGGTACTTTAGACCTTTATATGTCTTACATATCAAATAGAATGAATGGGGTTATGAAGACTCTTACAATTATAGCGACTATAATTATGCCTCTAACCCTTATTACTGGTATCTATGGGATGAACTTTAAAAATATGCCTGAACTTAATACAGAATATGGTTATTTTGTTACTCTGGCGGTTATGGGAATTATAGCTTTTGTAGAAATTTTGTATTTTAAAAGAAAGGGATGGTGGTAA
- a CDS encoding RsmF rRNA methyltransferase first C-terminal domain-containing protein: MKITVKKEFLKRMEQLLKEEYEDFLKEYDKKSQKGLRVNTLKIGVEEFKKIVPFEITPIPWCPTGFYYDKEEKAGNHLYHILGLYYIQEPTAMAVVEVLDPKPGEKILDVSAAPGGKTTHIATKIGDEGIIVANEIDKKRIKALVENVERMGIRNIVITNETPEKLATAFEGYFDKILVDAPCSGEGMFRKDPTARKIWSLNNVMSCSITQRNILRSVAPLLKKGGILVYSTCTFAPEEDEGVIKKFLEEHPEFEIEESEISKFFDRGHPEWVEGPEDLKKCMRLWPHKVRGEGHFIAKLRKKEEEEPDSRFKKTKGRKKQKELQLFYDFADKYLNLDLDNLNIEVHNDFVYHVPEGLPDLSNIKVYRYGWQLGELKKNRFEPSHWLAMGIKTLQAKRLLELEREQKEKYLKGETFELDLEDGWIFFTIEGFPAGWGRIAKGVVKNYYPKWLRDIEVWEE, encoded by the coding sequence ATGAAAATTACAGTAAAAAAAGAGTTTTTGAAAAGAATGGAGCAATTACTTAAAGAAGAGTATGAAGATTTTTTAAAGGAATACGACAAAAAGTCTCAAAAAGGCTTAAGAGTGAATACATTAAAAATCGGTGTAGAAGAGTTTAAAAAAATTGTTCCTTTTGAGATAACCCCAATTCCTTGGTGTCCAACTGGGTTTTATTATGATAAAGAAGAAAAGGCGGGCAACCATTTGTACCATATTTTAGGACTTTACTATATTCAAGAGCCGACAGCGATGGCAGTTGTGGAGGTGTTAGACCCTAAACCAGGGGAAAAGATTCTCGATGTAAGTGCAGCGCCGGGAGGTAAAACCACCCACATAGCTACGAAAATTGGCGATGAAGGAATAATTGTTGCTAATGAAATAGATAAAAAAAGAATAAAAGCACTGGTGGAAAATGTAGAGAGAATGGGAATAAGAAATATTGTCATAACAAATGAAACTCCTGAAAAGTTGGCTACCGCATTTGAAGGATATTTTGATAAAATTTTGGTAGATGCTCCTTGCTCAGGAGAGGGAATGTTTAGAAAAGACCCTACAGCAAGGAAAATTTGGTCTTTAAATAATGTCATGAGTTGTTCTATTACACAGAGAAATATTTTGCGAAGTGTAGCTCCTTTATTAAAAAAGGGAGGCATTTTGGTTTATTCTACCTGTACTTTTGCTCCTGAGGAGGATGAAGGAGTTATAAAAAAATTTTTAGAAGAACATCCTGAATTTGAAATTGAAGAAAGTGAGATTAGCAAATTCTTTGACAGAGGGCATCCCGAATGGGTTGAAGGTCCTGAAGATTTAAAAAAATGCATGAGATTATGGCCACATAAGGTGAGAGGAGAAGGACATTTTATTGCGAAACTGAGAAAAAAAGAGGAAGAAGAGCCAGACTCTAGATTTAAAAAAACAAAAGGCAGAAAAAAGCAAAAAGAATTACAACTATTTTACGATTTTGCTGATAAATATCTTAATTTAGACTTAGATAATCTAAATATTGAAGTGCATAATGATTTTGTTTACCATGTACCAGAGGGTTTACCGGATTTGAGTAATATAAAGGTATACAGATACGGTTGGCAGTTAGGGGAGCTTAAGAAAAACAGGTTTGAGCCTTCTCACTGGTTGGCAATGGGAATTAAAACTTTACAAGCTAAAAGACTTTTGGAACTTGAAAGAGAACAAAAGGAAAAATATTTAAAAGGAGAAACTTTTGAATTGGACTTAGAAGACGGCTGGATTTTTTTTACTATAGAAGGGTTTCCTGCGGGATGGGGCAGAATTGCAAAAGGGGTAGTTAAAAATTATTATCCTAAGTGGCTTAGAGATATAGAAGTATGGGAGGAATGA